One stretch of ANME-2 cluster archaeon DNA includes these proteins:
- a CDS encoding proteasome assembly chaperone family protein, whose product MEIIMHRYKEMDLDDSTVINGFPSTSLINSIVASYLINVLNLDQICGLDSDEFPPVSMIYDSKPKFPARIYADEKAKIVVFLSEFTPYPPMARNVANTVLSFAEEAGCSRIISPETQILDEDGFKLFGIGSTDAARKELEQLEIEPLIHSMIPGISGVLLNEGKIRGLKVLVPIAQRGTNISDARIAAHVIEMIDKLIHTIKLDLEPLYNEAENVEKHLTSLRKQVAKPAEDQYGMYR is encoded by the coding sequence ATGGTTTTCCATCTACCAGCCTTATAAACTCAATTGTAGCCAGCTACCTTATCAATGTTCTGAACCTTGACCAAATATGCGGTCTCGACTCAGATGAGTTCCCGCCCGTTTCAATGATCTATGACTCAAAACCCAAATTCCCTGCAAGGATATATGCCGATGAAAAGGCAAAGATAGTGGTCTTCCTTTCCGAATTTACACCTTACCCGCCAATGGCAAGGAATGTTGCCAACACTGTTCTGTCATTTGCAGAAGAAGCAGGATGTTCAAGGATAATTTCCCCTGAGACACAGATATTGGATGAAGATGGTTTCAAACTCTTTGGAATAGGAAGTACGGATGCTGCCAGGAAGGAACTGGAACAACTTGAAATTGAACCGCTTATCCATAGCATGATTCCCGGTATTTCGGGAGTGCTCCTAAATGAAGGTAAGATACGGGGCCTGAAAGTGTTAGTACCCATTGCCCAGAGAGGTACCAATATTTCAGATGCCAGAATAGCAGCCCATGTGATTGAAATGATCGATAAGCTGATTCATACCATCAAGCTCGACCTGGAACCTCTGTATAACGAAGCCGAAAATGTAGAGAAGCACCTTACCAGCCTGAGGAAACAGGTCGCTAAACCCGCAGAGGACCAATACGGGATGTACAGGTAA